From Leopardus geoffroyi isolate Oge1 chromosome B4, O.geoffroyi_Oge1_pat1.0, whole genome shotgun sequence, a single genomic window includes:
- the PDGFB gene encoding platelet-derived growth factor subunit B isoform X5, whose amino-acid sequence MNRCWALFLSLCCYLRLVSAEGDPIPEELYKMLSDHSIRSFDDLQRLLHGDSVDEDRAELDLNSTRSHSGGELESLSRGRRSLGSPTVAEPAMIAECKTRTEVFEVSRRLIDRTNANFLVWPPCVEVQRCSGCCNNRNVQCRPTQVQLRLVQVRKIEIVRKRPVFKKATVTLEDHLACKCETVVAARPVTRSPGSSQEQRARTPQTRVTIRTVRVRRPPKGKHQKFKHTHDKKALKETLGA is encoded by the exons GGGGACCCCATTCCCGAGGAACTCTACAAGATGCTGAGTGACCACTCAATCCGCTCCTTCGATGACCTCCAGCGCCTGCTACACGGAGACTCCGTAG ACGAAGACAGAGCCGAGTTGGACCTGAATTCGACTCGATCCCATTCTGGAGGCGAGCTGGAGAGCTTATCCCGAGGGAGAAGGAGCCTAG GTTCCCCGACGGTCGCCGAGCCAGCCATGATCGCCGAGTGCAAGACACGCACGGAGGTGTTCGAGGTGTCCCGGCGCCTCATAGACCGCACCAACGCCAACTTCCTGGTGTGGCCGCCCTGCGTGGAGGTGCAGCGCTGCTCCGGCTGCTGTAACAACCGCAACGTGCAGTGCCGTCCCACCCAGGTGCAGCTGCGGCTTGTCCAG GTGAGAAAAATCGAGATTGTGCGGAAGAGGCCAGTCTTTAAGAAGGCCACAGTGACCCTGGAGGACCACCTGGCGTGCAAGTGTGAGACGGTGGTGGCTGCACGACCCGTGACCCGAAGCCCGGGGAGCTCCCAAGAGCAGCGAG CCAGGACACCCCAGACTCGGGTGACCATTCGGACGGTGCGAGTCCGCCGGCCCCCCAAGGGGAAGCACCAGAAGTTCAAGCACACGCATGACAAGAAGGCACTGAAGGAGACCCTCGGAGCCTAG
- the PDGFB gene encoding platelet-derived growth factor subunit B isoform X3, with product MRLSRGLPSPFPASFSTSSSFSPTPWGDPIPEELYKMLSDHSIRSFDDLQRLLHGDSVDEDRAELDLNSTRSHSGGELESLSRGRRSLGEAAGSPTVAEPAMIAECKTRTEVFEVSRRLIDRTNANFLVWPPCVEVQRCSGCCNNRNVQCRPTQVQLRLVQVRKIEIVRKRPVFKKATVTLEDHLACKCETVVAARPVTRSPGSSQEQRARTPQTRVTIRTVRVRRPPKGKHQKFKHTHDKKALKETLGA from the exons GGGGACCCCATTCCCGAGGAACTCTACAAGATGCTGAGTGACCACTCAATCCGCTCCTTCGATGACCTCCAGCGCCTGCTACACGGAGACTCCGTAG ACGAAGACAGAGCCGAGTTGGACCTGAATTCGACTCGATCCCATTCTGGAGGCGAGCTGGAGAGCTTATCCCGAGGGAGAAGGAGCCTAGGTGAGGCTGCAG GTTCCCCGACGGTCGCCGAGCCAGCCATGATCGCCGAGTGCAAGACACGCACGGAGGTGTTCGAGGTGTCCCGGCGCCTCATAGACCGCACCAACGCCAACTTCCTGGTGTGGCCGCCCTGCGTGGAGGTGCAGCGCTGCTCCGGCTGCTGTAACAACCGCAACGTGCAGTGCCGTCCCACCCAGGTGCAGCTGCGGCTTGTCCAG GTGAGAAAAATCGAGATTGTGCGGAAGAGGCCAGTCTTTAAGAAGGCCACAGTGACCCTGGAGGACCACCTGGCGTGCAAGTGTGAGACGGTGGTGGCTGCACGACCCGTGACCCGAAGCCCGGGGAGCTCCCAAGAGCAGCGAG CCAGGACACCCCAGACTCGGGTGACCATTCGGACGGTGCGAGTCCGCCGGCCCCCCAAGGGGAAGCACCAGAAGTTCAAGCACACGCATGACAAGAAGGCACTGAAGGAGACCCTCGGAGCCTAG
- the PDGFB gene encoding platelet-derived growth factor subunit B isoform X4, with amino-acid sequence MNRCWALFLSLCCYLRLVSAEGDPIPEELYKMLSDHSIRSFDDLQRLLHGDSVDEDRAELDLNSTRSHSGGELESLSRGRRSLGEAAGSPTVAEPAMIAECKTRTEVFEVSRRLIDRTNANFLVWPPCVEVQRCSGCCNNRNVQCRPTQVQLRLVQVRKIEIVRKRPVFKKATVTLEDHLACKCETVVAARPVTRSPGSSQEQRARTPQTRVTIRTVRVRRPPKGKHQKFKHTHDKKALKETLGA; translated from the exons GGGGACCCCATTCCCGAGGAACTCTACAAGATGCTGAGTGACCACTCAATCCGCTCCTTCGATGACCTCCAGCGCCTGCTACACGGAGACTCCGTAG ACGAAGACAGAGCCGAGTTGGACCTGAATTCGACTCGATCCCATTCTGGAGGCGAGCTGGAGAGCTTATCCCGAGGGAGAAGGAGCCTAGGTGAGGCTGCAG GTTCCCCGACGGTCGCCGAGCCAGCCATGATCGCCGAGTGCAAGACACGCACGGAGGTGTTCGAGGTGTCCCGGCGCCTCATAGACCGCACCAACGCCAACTTCCTGGTGTGGCCGCCCTGCGTGGAGGTGCAGCGCTGCTCCGGCTGCTGTAACAACCGCAACGTGCAGTGCCGTCCCACCCAGGTGCAGCTGCGGCTTGTCCAG GTGAGAAAAATCGAGATTGTGCGGAAGAGGCCAGTCTTTAAGAAGGCCACAGTGACCCTGGAGGACCACCTGGCGTGCAAGTGTGAGACGGTGGTGGCTGCACGACCCGTGACCCGAAGCCCGGGGAGCTCCCAAGAGCAGCGAG CCAGGACACCCCAGACTCGGGTGACCATTCGGACGGTGCGAGTCCGCCGGCCCCCCAAGGGGAAGCACCAGAAGTTCAAGCACACGCATGACAAGAAGGCACTGAAGGAGACCCTCGGAGCCTAG